The Pseudomonas viciae genomic interval AGGCAGATTGAAATGCTGGCGATAAAGCGTGGGCAACCAGGTGATCAATCCATTGGCAACCATGTAGGCACCGAACCACATTGCCCAGATGACCATGGACCGTTTGAAATACATGCCATGGAACAGCTCACGCCAACCTTGAGCGCCTTTGGGTTGTTCTATCTGTGGCACTTCTACAGCGGGTGCAAGTTGCTTGCCTGCTTTCAAGACGCTGTTTTCCAGGCGCGTCACAATGCGATCAGCCTCTTGCAATCGACCTTTGGAGGCCAACCAACGTGGCGACTCAAAGAGAAAGAAGCGCAGTGGGATCAAAATCGTCGCAGGGACAAGGCCCACCACGAACATGGCCTTCCAGCCGTAGATCGGTACCAGCAGGTATCCAATGATTCCCGCACCTACCAGTCCGAGGAGGAACATGACTTCATAGAGCAGAAAAAACTTGCCGCGCTTTTTCGAGCCGATCAATTCGTTGACATAGGCGCTGGCGACCGGCACCTCGCCTCCCGTGCCAATGCCTTGCAGGAAACGAAACAGAATCATGGACCCGGCGCTCCAGGCGAACAGACAGGCCACATCCATGGCAACGAATAGAAGAATGGTGAACGTCAGTACTTTCATCCGACCAATGCGTTCCGCCAACCAGCCGAAAAACACTGCGCCCAATAACTGGCCGAGGTAACCGAACGAAAGAATCATGCCGATCTGGGTCGCGGTCAGATTCCACTCTTTGGCCAGCACCGGCATTGCATAGGCAATCGCGATGACTGTATAGCCGTCAAAGAACGTGGCGGCACCAATAATGTTCCTGGCCCAGAAGACTTGCCGGGTAATAGGCAAGCGCTCAAGTCTCGCACTTATATTCGCTTGGCTTTTCAGCCCATCAATCACGGGCTCTGTTTCTAAGTTTTGCATCAACATGGCACTTCCTTTCTTATTTTCAATATTGTCGGGGCGTGCAGGTGCTAGCGTTGTGATATTCACAATGCTTGAAACTCATTGAGGCAATAGACGGGCTTTAACGTGAGCCCGTGCGTGAACGACTAACGTTTAGAAGTTCGAAC includes:
- a CDS encoding MFS transporter — protein: MLMQNLETEPVIDGLKSQANISARLERLPITRQVFWARNIIGAATFFDGYTVIAIAYAMPVLAKEWNLTATQIGMILSFGYLGQLLGAVFFGWLAERIGRMKVLTFTILLFVAMDVACLFAWSAGSMILFRFLQGIGTGGEVPVASAYVNELIGSKKRGKFFLLYEVMFLLGLVGAGIIGYLLVPIYGWKAMFVVGLVPATILIPLRFFLFESPRWLASKGRLQEADRIVTRLENSVLKAGKQLAPAVEVPQIEQPKGAQGWRELFHGMYFKRSMVIWAMWFGAYMVANGLITWLPTLYRQHFNLPLDTSLAYGFITSGAGVVAAVICALLIDKFGRRRWYMGALFLAALPLSILALTGATSPMQILLLAGLGYALVQTVTFSLYLYSAELYPTRLRALGTGLGSAWLRLGSATGPLVVGLTVSSVGVHYVFGIFAGILVITGCITALFAIETKGRILEELSP